A single region of the Negativicutes bacterium genome encodes:
- a CDS encoding recombination regulator RecX yields MKTAEQACLAKCLQLLSKMAYSKRRLREKLGAVYDAETIERVIACLEAQHYLDEPRDCLLWLEHYRRQSNKSNYEISALLSQRGYERALIRACLDRLDPEEELQTAIVVLQGLIRQKSSVDSQEKQKIMQKLLRHGFPMDIVLKAMQIVCQPELDFDENF; encoded by the coding sequence ATGAAAACCGCGGAACAGGCTTGCCTGGCGAAATGTCTGCAGTTATTATCCAAAATGGCTTATTCCAAACGGCGCCTACGTGAAAAACTAGGTGCCGTTTACGATGCCGAAACGATAGAACGGGTGATTGCCTGTCTCGAAGCGCAACATTATCTGGATGAACCGCGTGACTGCCTGCTCTGGCTGGAGCATTATCGGCGGCAGAGTAATAAAAGTAATTATGAAATAAGCGCCTTGCTGTCGCAGCGAGGTTATGAGCGTGCCTTGATCAGGGCCTGTCTGGATAGACTGGATCCGGAAGAAGAACTCCAAACAGCTATTGTTGTTCTGCAGGGTTTGATCCGTCAGAAAAGCTCTGTTGATTCTCAGGAAAAGCAAAAAATCATGCAAAAATTACTGCGGCATGGTTTTCCAATGGATATTGTCCTGAAAGCAATGCAAATTGTTTGCCAACCGGAACTTGATTTCGATGAAAACTTTTAG